A section of the Sulfurovum riftiae genome encodes:
- a CDS encoding PTS transporter subunit EIIC, which translates to MFSLLQKIGKALMTPIAVLPVAALLLRLGFGDIFDGQAALVMKSAGETVFANLDLLFGIGIAYGLAKNNDGAAALSGAIGVLIAKAVYVSIDKDVNMGVFVGIIIGVVAGTLYNRFHDIKLPEFLGFFGGKRFVPIITAVAAIAIGVLAGYFWPYAQNAIDAFSNMIIGLQEFGTFLYGVLNRLLIPLGLHHILNSVFWFQLGEYTYLKDGVEVVANGDLHRFFAGDPTAGIYMSGFYLVMMFGLPAMAYAIYLNTPKGYRVKAGAVLAGVAFTSFLTGITEPLEFLFLFVAPPLFLLHAILTGLALAVAQMFNIHAGFGFSAGFIDYVINYKLATNPILILPLGAFFAIIYFVASYYLIKVLKLKILETELSESEETETSTSSEAEAFIKALGGEENILNTDACITRLRMSVADSSELKDEDFTALGAKGVIRPDKGSIQIILGTKAEKVAEEIKEAISTSS; encoded by the coding sequence ATGTTTAGTCTTTTGCAAAAGATCGGTAAGGCGTTAATGACCCCTATTGCGGTACTGCCGGTTGCGGCACTGCTGCTTCGTCTGGGGTTCGGAGATATTTTCGACGGGCAGGCTGCGCTTGTCATGAAGAGTGCCGGGGAGACGGTCTTTGCCAACCTTGACCTGCTTTTCGGTATCGGTATCGCTTACGGCCTGGCAAAGAACAATGACGGTGCCGCTGCACTTTCGGGTGCGATCGGTGTCCTCATCGCCAAAGCGGTTTACGTCAGTATTGACAAAGATGTCAACATGGGTGTTTTTGTCGGTATCATCATCGGTGTGGTAGCGGGAACACTCTACAACCGTTTCCATGACATCAAACTGCCCGAATTCCTCGGTTTCTTCGGGGGGAAGCGTTTTGTACCCATCATCACCGCTGTTGCAGCCATAGCGATCGGTGTACTTGCCGGATACTTCTGGCCCTATGCACAGAATGCTATCGATGCCTTCTCGAACATGATCATTGGGCTGCAGGAGTTCGGTACCTTCCTCTACGGTGTGCTGAACCGTCTGCTTATTCCTCTGGGGCTGCACCACATTCTCAACTCCGTTTTCTGGTTCCAGCTGGGAGAGTATACCTATCTTAAAGATGGTGTGGAAGTCGTTGCCAACGGGGACCTGCACCGTTTCTTTGCTGGGGACCCCACTGCAGGCATTTACATGTCAGGCTTCTATCTGGTCATGATGTTCGGACTGCCGGCCATGGCCTATGCGATCTATCTCAATACACCCAAGGGCTACCGTGTCAAAGCAGGTGCCGTTCTCGCCGGTGTGGCATTCACCTCCTTTCTGACGGGTATTACCGAACCGCTGGAGTTCCTTTTCCTTTTCGTGGCACCGCCGCTTTTTCTCCTCCATGCCATTCTCACCGGGCTGGCACTGGCTGTGGCACAGATGTTCAACATTCATGCAGGTTTCGGTTTTTCCGCAGGGTTCATCGACTATGTCATCAATTATAAACTGGCGACCAACCCCATACTGATCCTGCCGCTGGGTGCTTTTTTCGCTATCATCTATTTTGTGGCAAGCTACTACCTCATCAAAGTGCTCAAACTCAAGATACTCGAGACAGAACTTTCGGAGAGTGAGGAGACGGAAACAAGTACCTCAAGTGAAGCGGAAGCATTCATCAAAGCACTTGGCGGGGAAGAGAATATCCTCAACACCGATGCCTGCATTACCCGTCTGCGCATGAGTGTTGCTGACAGCAGCGAGCTGAAAGATGAAGATTTTACGGCATTGGGGGCCAAAGGGGTGATACGTCCGGACAAGGGGTCCATTCAGATCATACTGGGGACCAAGGCGGAGAAAGTGGCTGAAGAGATCAAAGAGGCGATATCTACTTCTTCTTAG
- a CDS encoding PTS sugar transporter subunit IIA, whose protein sequence is MFGFLKRKTREIVSPADGQVVEIESVDDEVFSSKMVGDGIAVIPMSDTFCAPIDGVISKIFSTNHAYSVKSDKDLEVMVHIGLETVALKGEGFERLANEGDVVKAGDPIIRADLAYIKEHAKDIVTPVIVSDESDVKEIEKHLEIVKCGDLIMEAT, encoded by the coding sequence ATGTTCGGATTTTTAAAACGAAAAACAAGAGAGATAGTCTCACCTGCAGACGGTCAGGTGGTCGAGATAGAAAGTGTGGATGATGAGGTCTTTTCAAGCAAGATGGTAGGTGACGGCATTGCGGTCATCCCAATGTCAGATACCTTCTGTGCCCCCATAGACGGTGTCATCAGCAAAATATTCTCCACCAACCATGCTTACAGTGTGAAAAGTGACAAGGACCTTGAAGTGATGGTGCATATCGGTCTTGAGACCGTGGCACTCAAGGGAGAAGGTTTTGAGCGTTTGGCAAATGAAGGTGATGTGGTCAAAGCGGGAGACCCTATTATCCGTGCAGATTTGGCGTATATCAAAGAGCATGCCAAAGATATTGTCACTCCGGTCATTGTTTCTGACGAGAGCGATGTCAAAGAGATAGAGAAACATCTCGAGATCGTCAAATGCGGTGACTTGATCATGGAGGCGACATAA
- a CDS encoding fatty acid--CoA ligase has product MDYPYSNFYEFLAAQAKKRRRKVALFVDDEKITYGEVLEKVDRLAAFFSQRGIKEGDKVALFLRNSPEFIYAVFAISKIGAIVVPVNTFLKEEELSYILKDSESTALVASMVHEEVVNRSNAQVQCELVLWEGEAPKTDEKNVGFEEALASTADVPHVSRSLEDTAVLIYTSGTTGKPKGAMLSNKNLLSNIEFARKLIKVKPKDRVIVFLPMFHSFTFTVGVIMPLYVGGSMVIIKSLQPFTNIFKQTLTKRVTLFFGIPSVYNALAKAKLPWYFMWFNNIRAFISGAAALQPKTLDAMAKKFKRAKLLEGYGLSEASPVVCVNTLKKQKAGSVGTAQYDYQIKIVDDEMNELPFGQIGDIIVKGDHVMQGYFNRPEATSETIVNGWLLTGDMGYLDDEGFLFIVDRKKDLIISKGINIYPREIEEVIDLFEGVAASAVIGIRDEKSGEVPVAYIELEEEADGYDEASLKEHMKKHLANYKVPRQIHIIEELPKNATGKVLKRVLKEKLKNA; this is encoded by the coding sequence ATGGACTACCCCTACAGCAATTTCTATGAATTCCTGGCGGCCCAGGCAAAGAAGCGCAGACGGAAAGTTGCGCTTTTTGTTGATGATGAGAAGATCACCTATGGTGAAGTGTTGGAAAAGGTGGACAGGCTTGCCGCTTTTTTCTCCCAAAGGGGTATCAAAGAGGGTGACAAGGTCGCGCTCTTCCTTCGCAATTCCCCGGAATTCATCTATGCTGTATTTGCCATCTCCAAAATAGGGGCCATCGTTGTACCTGTTAACACTTTCCTCAAAGAGGAAGAGCTGAGCTACATTCTCAAAGACAGTGAAAGTACAGCACTTGTCGCTTCCATGGTCCATGAAGAAGTTGTTAACAGATCCAACGCACAGGTACAGTGCGAACTTGTTCTCTGGGAGGGTGAAGCGCCTAAAACAGATGAGAAGAATGTCGGTTTTGAAGAGGCTTTGGCATCGACTGCTGATGTGCCACATGTCTCCAGGAGCCTGGAAGATACAGCCGTACTCATCTATACTTCCGGGACTACGGGAAAACCCAAGGGTGCGATGCTTAGCAACAAAAACCTGCTCTCGAACATCGAATTTGCCAGAAAACTGATAAAAGTGAAACCAAAGGACAGGGTCATCGTCTTCCTGCCGATGTTCCACTCCTTTACGTTCACTGTCGGTGTCATCATGCCGCTGTATGTGGGAGGCAGTATGGTCATCATCAAGTCACTCCAGCCTTTTACCAACATCTTCAAGCAGACGCTGACAAAACGGGTGACTCTCTTTTTCGGTATCCCTTCTGTCTACAACGCTCTGGCCAAAGCGAAGCTTCCCTGGTACTTCATGTGGTTCAACAATATCCGTGCCTTCATCTCTGGAGCGGCGGCACTGCAGCCTAAAACACTCGATGCCATGGCCAAGAAGTTCAAAAGGGCCAAACTGCTTGAAGGGTATGGCCTCAGCGAAGCCAGTCCGGTTGTCTGTGTCAACACACTCAAAAAGCAGAAAGCGGGTTCTGTAGGTACGGCACAGTACGATTACCAGATAAAGATCGTGGATGATGAGATGAACGAACTTCCTTTCGGCCAGATAGGCGATATCATCGTCAAGGGTGACCATGTCATGCAGGGCTATTTCAACCGTCCCGAAGCGACAAGTGAGACCATTGTCAATGGCTGGCTGTTGACAGGAGATATGGGGTATCTGGACGATGAAGGCTTCCTCTTCATCGTGGACAGAAAAAAAGACCTTATCATCTCCAAGGGGATCAACATCTACCCTCGGGAAATAGAAGAGGTCATCGATCTTTTTGAAGGTGTTGCTGCATCAGCTGTTATTGGGATAAGAGATGAGAAGAGCGGAGAGGTACCCGTTGCCTATATTGAACTTGAAGAAGAAGCTGACGGCTATGATGAAGCATCTTTAAAAGAACATATGAAAAAACATCTTGCTAACTACAAAGTTCCCCGACAGATACATATTATCGAGGAGCTCCCCAAGAATGCAACGGGTAAAGTGCTCAAGCGTGTGTTGAAAGAGAAACTCAAGAATGCGTAG
- the nagA gene encoding N-acetylglucosamine-6-phosphate deacetylase, with protein MIKAIINAKLIVDDRIVEGQYLLFDKTITAVTNEPLPENIEIIDVKGAYVSPGFIDIHIHGSGGADVMDATPEALQTISDTVLQTGTTAYLATTMTMSEEAIGNALQNVKAAVGRIDGARILGVHLEGPFLNPEKHGAQDQRYIKEPDLALIEPYIEQVRMITIAPEMPGAENFIRYLSKNHPHIVLSIGHSDASFEQSKESFDWGVSHATHLFNAMNPYHHRKPGIVGAVFDSDVTCDIIADLVHTHPSVLKLVHRLKGDKLMLITDAMRAGCMKNGHYDLGGRKVIVSEGKALLEDGILAGSVLKMNEALRNMTKVSDMTRIEAVNAVTKVPARKLGVPMGELKAGYDADIVIFDEDFSIITTIVNGDIKYRG; from the coding sequence ATGATCAAAGCCATCATAAATGCAAAACTCATTGTAGATGATCGTATCGTCGAGGGGCAGTATCTGCTTTTCGACAAAACGATCACAGCTGTCACCAATGAACCCTTACCTGAGAATATTGAGATCATCGATGTCAAAGGCGCCTATGTCAGCCCCGGTTTCATCGATATCCATATTCATGGCTCCGGCGGAGCGGATGTGATGGATGCCACTCCCGAAGCCCTGCAGACCATCTCCGATACAGTGCTTCAGACGGGTACCACCGCCTATCTCGCGACGACAATGACCATGTCAGAAGAGGCGATCGGCAACGCCTTGCAGAATGTAAAGGCTGCAGTAGGCAGGATAGATGGTGCCAGGATCCTCGGTGTGCATCTGGAGGGGCCTTTCCTCAATCCTGAAAAACATGGTGCACAGGACCAAAGGTATATCAAAGAGCCGGACCTTGCACTCATCGAACCCTATATAGAGCAGGTCAGAATGATCACGATTGCCCCGGAGATGCCCGGTGCTGAGAACTTCATAAGGTATCTTTCCAAAAACCATCCCCACATCGTTTTGAGTATCGGACACAGCGATGCGAGTTTCGAGCAGAGCAAAGAGAGTTTTGACTGGGGCGTCTCCCATGCGACCCATCTCTTCAATGCGATGAACCCCTACCACCACAGGAAACCGGGGATCGTCGGTGCCGTATTTGACTCGGATGTTACCTGCGATATCATTGCCGACCTGGTGCATACGCACCCCTCTGTATTGAAACTGGTGCATCGGCTCAAAGGAGATAAATTGATGCTGATCACCGATGCGATGCGTGCAGGCTGTATGAAGAACGGCCATTACGATCTGGGCGGACGGAAAGTCATCGTATCTGAGGGAAAAGCGCTCCTTGAGGATGGCATACTTGCCGGTTCTGTACTGAAAATGAACGAGGCACTCAGAAATATGACAAAGGTGTCGGATATGACACGCATCGAAGCAGTCAATGCGGTCACGAAGGTCCCTGCACGGAAACTGGGGGTGCCAATGGGGGAATTGAAAGCAGGTTACGATGCGGATATTGTCATCTTTGATGAAGATTTCAGTATCATAACGACCATAGTAAACGGTGATATCAAATACAGAGGATAA